Proteins from a single region of Rhipicephalus sanguineus isolate Rsan-2018 chromosome 5, BIME_Rsan_1.4, whole genome shotgun sequence:
- the LOC119394066 gene encoding uncharacterized protein LOC119394066 yields the protein MKILAELKSLRALVHSNSKAAPNLRLPDSCPALPATTGEAVRNLEDYLGNEENSHKLVTYFSKFGGTDIGDTLRRLLRSFLSKEASLQFSWKGSGGRKLAFANLKNINDLLLGCVMVNHANASMQDVCNVVKRWLVGAQDREGGRSRRRHEENVHESP from the exons ATGAAAATATTGGCAGAACTGAAAAGTCTGAGGGCGCTCGTACACAGCAACTCAAAGGCAGCTCCAAATCTGCGGCTGCCAGATTCTTGTCCTGCCCTGCCCGCTACGACTGGAGAAGCTGTCCGCAATTTAGAAGACTACCTGGGGAATGAAGAGAATTCTCATAAACTG GTTACATACTTCTCCAAGTTCGGCGGAACAGACATTGGGGACACATTGCGCAGGCTGCTAAGAAGCTTCCTGTCGAAGGAAGCTTCACTGCAGTTTAGTTGGAAAGGCTCAGGAGGAAGGAAACTGGCGTTTGCCAACCTCAAGAACATCAACGACCTTCTGCTTG GCTGCGTCATGGTAAACCATGCCAATGCATCGATGCAGGACGTCTGCAATGTGGTGAAAAGGTGGTTGGTGGGCGCCCAAGACAGGGAaggtggccgatcacggaggcgtcATGAAGAAAACGTCCATGAGTCGCCATGA
- the LOC119394067 gene encoding uncharacterized protein LOC119394067, with product MSGFHIVEFRSEKSTYVVPTNWVTRRKRHVMCFWPPTDLQSEVDRLVRSMTPAEDDWPMYKARILGTKGTYERAKEFLPQACYTSNMDTEDSDTRKKGRRKRKRRDFSESDDDTCSSESSSSRGKFLPFLPVSSKAFFLLAC from the exons ATGTCAGG GTTTCACATTGTCGAGTTCCGAAGTGAAAAGAGCACATATGTTGTTCCCACAAATTGGGTGACTCGTAGAAAGCGACATGTGATGTGCTTTTGGCCTCCAACTGACCTGCAAAGCGAAGTGGATCGCTTGGTGCGGTCAATGACTCCAGCAGAAGATGACTGGCCAATGTACAAGGCCAGGATTCTTGGCACTAAAG GCACATATGAACGAGCCAAGGAGTTCTTGCCACAAGCGTGTTACACGTCAAACATGGACACCGAAGATTCAGACACTCGGAAAAAAGGACGCCGGAAGAGGAAGAGAAGAGATTTCTCTGAAAGCGATGACGACACATGCAGTTCAGAGAGTTCATCCAGTCGGGGTAAATTTTTGCCTTTTTTGCCAGTCTCATcaaaagcattttttttgctGGCTTGTTGA